The Halomonas qaidamensis genome includes the window ATCTGTGTTCTGGCGTGTTCCAGTTGGCACACAGGTGAATATTGTCGACACGCCAGTTAAGGTGGGTTGGGGAAGTGACGGTAATGCCTATGTACAAGCTTTTTCGCCCACGGATGAGCAGAGCTTTGGTATGGAGACGCTATTGGAAGTGGTTAGCCTAATTGAGGCCCATGAGGGTGATGAGCACAGCATGGATTACGAACAAGTGCGTAATGTGCTGGAAAAAGCGAATGGCCAACTTGTTCCGCTTAGTTAGGCCTTGCCATCAAAATAAGTGGCGCTGAGCGGAGAAACGAGTTCTAGCGCCACCGCTTGTCGAACGAGCTCTGCTAAATTTGCAGCGTGCATGGCCTTCATCGCTCTCAGCCGATAGACTTCGACGGTTTTGCCGCTAATCTGCATATGCTCGGCAATTTCACGACTGGTCATTCCTTCTGCCACGTGAATCACAATGCGTTGCTCTTTTGGGCGTAGAGATTGGTAGCGTGTTCGCAACAGGGTGAGCTGTTGCTTAGCGCGTTGCTGTTGATGAGCGCTGCCTAATGCTTGCTGTACGCTGTCAATCAGCTGCTGGTGATTAAACGGCTTTTCGATAAAATCAAACGCGCCGTTTTTCAGTGCAGCCACCGCCATAGGGACATCGCCATGCCCCGTCATCATAATGACCGGCAGAGTAGTGCCTTGATCCACCAACTGCTGTTGCACTTGCAGTCCACTCATTCCCGGCATGCGAACATCAAGCAGTAGTGCGCCTAATTCATCATGCTGGCTAGCTAGAAATTGCTCGCCATCATGAAATGCTTGAGCGGTTAAACCAACTGATTCGAGCAGCCAAACCAGCGATTCACGCAGTGCCTGATCATCATCAACAACCGCAATGGTGGCGATGGATTTATGTTCAACACTGCTAGTCATCATTGGTTCCTGGTGATGCACCGATGGCGCGTTCATGTTGTTTCTGTACGAAGTATTATGTCAAAGCATGCGCCTTTCGAGCTTTGCTGAGGGCGCAGAGTAAGGGCACCCCCCATGCTTTCCATGAGTGAACGACTAATCGCTAAGCCCATTCCCAACCCTTCATCGCGGGTGGTGAAAAAGGCATCAAAAATTGACCCTTGATGGGCTGGTGCGACGCCTGGGCCCAGGTCTTTAACGCTAAGGGTAAGCTGCCGATTACCGCTTTTTTGCGCAGCAACGATGACTCTGTCAGCACCAGAAACGTCACGGCTAGCGGTGAGTGCATTGAGTAATAGGTTAACGATAACTTGCTCAAGGGCAATAGGGTCCGCATAAATACGTGGCAACCCAAGGGGTAATTGTTGGGTAAGTTGAATAGAAGCCTGTTGATATTGCCAGTTGCACAGTTGAAAAGCGGCGTTAATAACATGTTCAAGTGCCAGGGGCCTGACGCAGTGGCTGCGTTTACGCACAAAGCTGCGCATATGTCGGAGTCGCTGGGCAAGGCGTTGTACTTGCTCATCAATGCGGGCCAGAGGCAACTGTAGCTCGCTGGCGGGCAGATTGGGCGTATGCTTAGCTTTCAGCAGGGCGCCGCTGGTATAGTTGGCGATGGCCCCTAAGGGCTGATTGAGCTCATGGGCAATATTAGACGCAAGCTCTCCGGCAGCGGCTAATCGATTGGCATGGGCAATTTGTTCTTGGTGCCGACGTGCCTGGGATTCGGCCGCTTTACGCACGCTAATATCGCGGTTAATCAGCGCAAAGTGCCCAGGTTCTGCCCCGCGGCTGCGATGGGTAAGCACAACACTAAGTACCGGCACTGTCCCGTTTGCACTCAGCATTTCTAGTTCGCCACTCCAGGAACCATAGCGTTCAACGGCTGGGAAGACGACTTGCTCTAAAAGAGCCAGCGAGTCAGCATGGTAGAGCGCTGCCAGGGCAACTTGCATGGCATCACGTGGGAGTGAGAAACAGCGCCGGGCGGCTTCGTTGGCGCTAAAAATATGTTGGTTAGGTCCTAAAAAAAGCACGTAGTCAGTGGTGGATTCGACCACTTGCGCTAAACGCTCTCGGGTGGCTTCGGCATGGACGCGGCGACTCACATCCCGCGACACACATAAAATATCAATCAACTCGCCTGTGGCAGTGTCTCGGCGGGTTCGACTGGTAGTTTCAAACCAGATGTAGTGGCCTGCTTTGGCCCGAAACCGATACGTTTGCTGATAAAAACCGTCGTGATAGTAGACCCGGGGTGATTTGTTTAATAGATCACTTAAGTCAGCGGGATGAAACAGCTGATAGGCTGACACGCCAATCAGTTCTTCTGGCTCGTACCCTAGTAAGTCGCGCGCTGCTTGAGAGGCATATAAAAACGTACCGTCGCGGGCATGGCGAGATATCAAGTCAGTGGTACTTTCTGCCAGCCACTGATAATGACGTTTCTCTTCTTCCAGCGCTGCATTTTGTGCTTCTAGCGCTTTGATCCTGGCACTTAATGTGGCTTCGTTAACGGTGCTCATCGCGTGTCAGTGCGCCGGGTCGAGCACGCCACCCAGCGAGGCGTTGCGCCTAAACCAGCCAGCAATACTGGCACGTGGATGCTGCGTTGGCACTACCTCGTGAGGAATGGTTTCGGATAAAAAACAGGCGAACGTGCCGGCTTCGGGCACCACGCGGGCGACTTCCTGAGAGGGGGCATCAGGGTGATAAATGACCATCTCTCCGCCACCATCTAATGGCCACTGAGGGTTCAAGTAACCGACGGTTGAAATCACTCGGTTAGCTCGCCCCCGAAAGCTATCGACATGGCGTTGATAAAATGCGCCTGGGGGGTAGTGGGCAAAGTGAGCCTCGTACTCAAATAACCCCAGGAAAAGCGCCTGATTGAGGGATTGCTGGAGTTCTGCCATGGCATCAAGGTAGCGGCGTTGGGCTTCGCTTTCTCTATCTAACCAGTGAATGGCATCGCCACGAATATC containing:
- a CDS encoding response regulator transcription factor produces the protein MNAPSVHHQEPMMTSSVEHKSIATIAVVDDDQALRESLVWLLESVGLTAQAFHDGEQFLASQHDELGALLLDVRMPGMSGLQVQQQLVDQGTTLPVIMMTGHGDVPMAVAALKNGAFDFIEKPFNHQQLIDSVQQALGSAHQQQRAKQQLTLLRTRYQSLRPKEQRIVIHVAEGMTSREIAEHMQISGKTVEVYRLRAMKAMHAANLAELVRQAVALELVSPLSATYFDGKA
- a CDS encoding PAS domain-containing sensor histidine kinase, whose protein sequence is MSTVNEATLSARIKALEAQNAALEEEKRHYQWLAESTTDLISRHARDGTFLYASQAARDLLGYEPEELIGVSAYQLFHPADLSDLLNKSPRVYYHDGFYQQTYRFRAKAGHYIWFETTSRTRRDTATGELIDILCVSRDVSRRVHAEATRERLAQVVESTTDYVLFLGPNQHIFSANEAARRCFSLPRDAMQVALAALYHADSLALLEQVVFPAVERYGSWSGELEMLSANGTVPVLSVVLTHRSRGAEPGHFALINRDISVRKAAESQARRHQEQIAHANRLAAAGELASNIAHELNQPLGAIANYTSGALLKAKHTPNLPASELQLPLARIDEQVQRLAQRLRHMRSFVRKRSHCVRPLALEHVINAAFQLCNWQYQQASIQLTQQLPLGLPRIYADPIALEQVIVNLLLNALTASRDVSGADRVIVAAQKSGNRQLTLSVKDLGPGVAPAHQGSIFDAFFTTRDEGLGMGLAISRSLMESMGGALTLRPQQSSKGACFDIILRTETT
- a CDS encoding 2OG-Fe(II) oxygenase, whose protein sequence is MIASAAPNSLPNSNSNSPPAINPIAHVALVDALVEHGWYVGKNVIDLDLCQALHRELHHMAEHDVLAEAGIGRGKEHLLRKDIRGDAIHWLDRESEAQRRYLDAMAELQQSLNQALFLGLFEYEAHFAHYPPGAFYQRHVDSFRGRANRVISTVGYLNPQWPLDGGGEMVIYHPDAPSQEVARVVPEAGTFACFLSETIPHEVVPTQHPRASIAGWFRRNASLGGVLDPAH